A single window of Nicotiana sylvestris chromosome 5, ASM39365v2, whole genome shotgun sequence DNA harbors:
- the LOC104224777 gene encoding histone H2B.3, producing the protein MAPKADKKPAEKKPAAEKTPVAEKAPAEKKPKAGKKLPKDAGAAGDKKKKRAKKSVETYKIYIFKVLKQVHPDIGISSKAMGIMNSFINDIFEKLAQESSRLARYNKKPTITSREIQTAVRLVLPGELAKHAVSEGTKAVTKFTSS; encoded by the coding sequence ATGGCACCAAAGGCAGATAAGAAACCCGCCGAGAAGAAGCCGGCCGCTGAGAAAACCCCGGTCGCCGAGAAAGCACCAGCAGAGAAGAAGCCCAAGGCCGGAAAGAAGCTCCCAAAGGACGCCGGTGCTGCCGGagacaagaagaagaagagggcaAAGAAGTCAGTTGAGACCTACAAGATCTACATCTTCAAGGTTCTGAAGCAAGTTCATCCTGATATCGGTATTTCGAGCAAAGCTATGGGTATCATGAACAGTTTCATTAACGATATCTTTGAGAAGCTTGCTCAGGAATCTTCTAGACTTGCTAGGTACAACAAGAAGCCTACTATCACTTCTCGGGAGATTCAGACTGCTGTGAGACTTGTACTTCCTGGTGAACTGGCTAAGCATGCTGTCTCTGAAGGAACTAAGGCTGTTACCAAATTCACTAGCTCTTGA
- the LOC104224779 gene encoding uncharacterized protein: protein MDSREVVMRHQQLQGTLHERLKRLCKNGKFQIKQVYLKLIPEYCKVEWKGLMLHTSVHPRYRFILWLAVHKRLATVDTLLKIGITVPTDCIFCKHSIETFNHLFFECPITKRLWTKLCSWLGHKRNIGDWECELEWISKKAKGRASINSITCCVFAMTVAMIWRERNRGRFEDGKYDEYQICKEIVLHIHVRGQHNRKCRELLQKLDWIP from the coding sequence ATGGATAGCAGAGAAGTGGTTATGAGGCATCAGCAACTCCAAGGAACCTTGCATGAAAGATTAAAGAGGCTATGTAAGAATGGCAAGTTTCAAATCAAGCAGGTGTACTTGAAGCTGATCCCAGAATATTGCAAAGTGGAATGGAAGGGCTTAATGTTGCATACCAGTGTACATCCGAGGTACAGATTCATTTTGTGGCTTGCAGTGCATAAGAGGCTGGCCACAGTGGATACATTGCTGAAAATTGGTATTACTGTGCCAACAGACTGTATTTTCTGTAAGCATAGTATAGAGACATTCAACCATCTATTTTTTGAGTGTCCAATAACAAAAAGGTTGTGGACTAAACTGTGCTCATGGCTGGGGCATAAAAGAAATATAGGAGACTGGGAATGTGAATTGGAATGGATCAGCAAAAAGGCAAAAGGCAGGGCAAGTATCAATAGCATCACATGCTGTGTTTTTGCCATGACAGTTGCAATGATATGGAGAGAGAGGAACAGAGGCAGATTTGAGGATGGCAAATATGATGAATATCAAATCTGCAAGGAAATAGTTCTGCATATTCATGTTCGAGGGCAGCATAACAGAAAATGCAGAGAATTGCTGCAGAAACTGGATTGGATTCCCTGA
- the LOC104224778 gene encoding histone H2B-like, with protein sequence MAPKAEKKPAEKKPAAEKAPTAEKSSKAGKKLPKDGAAAAGDKKKKRAKKSIETYKIYIFKVLKQVHPDIGISSKAMGIMNSFINDIFEKLAQESSRLARYNKKPTITSREIQTAVRLVLPGELAKHAVSEGTKAVTKFTSS encoded by the coding sequence ATGGCACCAAAGGCTGAGAAAAAACCCGCAGAGAAAAAACCAGCTGCCGAAAAAGCCCCCACCGCCGAGAAATCATCAAAGGCCGGCAAAAAGCTCCCGAAGGACGGCGCCGCTGCTGCCGGagacaagaagaagaagagggcaAAGAAGTCAATTGAGACTTACAAGATCTACATTTTCAAGGTGCTGAAACAGGTTCACCCTGATATTGGAATTTCAAGCAAAGCTATGGGTATCATGAACAGTTTCATCAACGATATCTTCGAGAAACTTGCTCAGGAATCTTCTAGATTGGCCCGTTACAACAAGAAGCCTACGATTACTTCTCGGGAGATTCAGACTGCTGTGAGACTTGTACTTCCTGGTGAATTGGCGAAGCATGCTGTTTCTGAGGGTACTAAGGCTGTTACCAAATTCACCAGCTCTTGA